One Treponema pectinovorum DNA segment encodes these proteins:
- the rpmD gene encoding 50S ribosomal protein L30, whose amino-acid sequence MAKKIKVTLVKSTIGQNPSKVATVRSLGLKKISSSNILEATPAILGMVNAVSHLVTIEEVK is encoded by the coding sequence ATGGCTAAAAAAATAAAGGTAACTCTTGTAAAGAGTACAATCGGTCAAAATCCATCTAAGGTTGCTACTGTACGCAGCCTTGGACTTAAAAAGATTAGCTCTTCAAATATTTTGGAAGCAACACCAGCCATTCTTGGAATGGTTAATGCTGTATCACACCTGGTTACTATTGAGGAAGTAAAATAA
- the rplE gene encoding 50S ribosomal protein L5 — protein MDKYVPRLKKVYKDTIAPELFKELGYTSVMQIPAVKKVVVSMGVGEALTNKKLLDAAVTDLTQITGQHAVKTKAKKSIANFKLREGNEVGVMVTLRGNIMYEFLDRLINVALPRVKDFRGIKSTGFDGHGNFSLGITEQIIFPEIDFDKIVKIAGMNISIVTSARTDAEARALLTKFNMPFRK, from the coding sequence ATGGATAAGTACGTACCACGGCTTAAGAAAGTCTACAAGGACACTATCGCTCCTGAGCTCTTTAAAGAACTCGGTTACACATCCGTAATGCAAATTCCTGCCGTTAAAAAGGTAGTTGTGAGCATGGGTGTTGGCGAAGCTCTCACAAACAAGAAACTCCTTGATGCCGCAGTAACTGATTTAACTCAGATTACTGGACAGCATGCTGTAAAAACTAAGGCAAAAAAGAGTATTGCTAACTTTAAACTTCGTGAGGGCAATGAAGTTGGTGTAATGGTAACATTGCGCGGTAACATTATGTATGAATTTTTGGACCGCTTAATCAATGTTGCATTACCTCGTGTAAAGGATTTCCGCGGAATAAAATCAACAGGTTTTGATGGACACGGAAATTTCTCTCTTGGAATTACGGAACAGATAATTTTCCCAGAAATTGATTTCGATAAAATCGTAAAAATTGCTGGTATGAACATTTCTATCGTAACAAGCGCTCGCACAGATGCAGAAGCTCGTGCATTGCTGACCAAGTTCAATATGCCTTTCAGAAAGTAG
- the rpsH gene encoding 30S ribosomal protein S8 encodes MSASDPIADMLTKVRNAVQARHEKVDVSTSKLKLEIVKILKTEGYIKNFKKVQEEGHSIIRIFLKYDESNDSVIHGIEKISTPGRRVYSGYKDLPRVLNGYGTLIVSTSSGVTTGKKASEKMVGGELVCKVW; translated from the coding sequence ATGAGTGCATCAGACCCAATAGCAGATATGCTCACTAAGGTTCGCAACGCAGTTCAGGCTCGCCACGAAAAAGTTGATGTTTCTACATCAAAACTCAAGCTTGAAATTGTTAAGATCCTTAAAACAGAAGGTTATATAAAGAATTTTAAGAAAGTTCAGGAGGAAGGTCATTCTATAATCCGTATTTTCTTAAAGTATGATGAATCAAACGATTCGGTTATCCACGGTATTGAAAAGATTTCAACACCTGGTCGTCGAGTTTATTCAGGTTACAAAGATCTGCCACGTGTTCTTAATGGATACGGAACATTGATCGTTTCTACTTCTTCTGGCGTTACAACTGGAAAGAAAGCAAGCGAAAAAATGGTTGGTGGAGAACTCGTTTGCAAAGTTTGGTAA
- the rplR gene encoding 50S ribosomal protein L18, translating into MLKKLNDKARKRLHRKVHIRKSVYGTAARPRMTVTRSNTNLYAQVIDDDEGVTLASISTLEKEFAELKANIGDAAKLGEAFGKRLQDKKITTVVFDRNGYLYHGVVKALADGTRKAGIIF; encoded by the coding sequence ATGTTAAAGAAACTTAATGATAAAGCAAGAAAGCGCCTTCATCGTAAGGTTCATATCCGTAAATCAGTTTACGGAACTGCTGCTCGCCCACGTATGACTGTAACGCGCAGCAATACAAACCTTTACGCTCAGGTTATTGATGATGACGAAGGTGTAACACTTGCTTCAATTTCCACTTTGGAAAAAGAATTCGCTGAATTGAAAGCTAATATTGGCGATGCAGCAAAACTTGGTGAAGCGTTTGGAAAGCGTCTTCAGGACAAAAAAATTACAACTGTAGTTTTTGACCGCAACGGATATCTGTATCATGGTGTTGTTAAGGCACTGGCAGATGGAACCCGCAAAGCAGGTATCATTTTCTAG
- a CDS encoding type Z 30S ribosomal protein S14, which produces MAKKSMVIKANRTPKYSTRRYNRCQICGRPRGYLRKFKICRICFRKLAGEGLLPGVTKSSW; this is translated from the coding sequence ATGGCTAAGAAATCAATGGTTATCAAAGCAAATCGCACACCAAAGTATAGCACTCGTCGCTATAACAGATGTCAGATTTGTGGTCGTCCACGCGGTTACTTGCGCAAATTTAAAATTTGCCGTATCTGTTTCCGCAAGTTAGCAGGTGAAGGCCTTTTGCCAGGCGTTACAAAATCAAGTTGGTAG
- the rpsE gene encoding 30S ribosomal protein S5: protein MERQNKFEREREQKEFVEKLVRLNRTAKTVKGGRRMSFSALTVVGDGKGRVGYGFGKANDVSEAIRKSIDKAKRNLITVPVKNGTLPHEILGKYKSSSIFLKPACAGTGIIAGGPVRAIMDSIGATDVISKSLGSSSPVNVVRATFEALQNLMDAKSVAANRGKSLQEMWG, encoded by the coding sequence ATGGAACGCCAAAACAAGTTCGAAAGAGAAAGAGAACAGAAAGAATTCGTTGAAAAACTTGTTAGACTGAATCGTACAGCGAAAACCGTAAAAGGCGGACGCCGCATGTCATTCTCAGCTCTCACAGTTGTAGGCGATGGAAAAGGCCGCGTTGGATACGGATTTGGAAAAGCAAATGATGTATCCGAAGCTATTAGAAAGAGTATTGATAAGGCAAAAAGAAATTTGATTACAGTTCCTGTAAAAAATGGAACTCTCCCACACGAGATTCTTGGAAAATACAAGAGTTCTTCAATTTTTCTAAAACCTGCTTGTGCTGGAACCGGAATTATCGCTGGTGGTCCAGTGCGTGCAATTATGGATTCGATTGGAGCAACTGATGTAATTTCAAAATCACTCGGTTCTTCAAGCCCTGTCAATGTTGTAAGAGCAACTTTTGAAGCACTCCAGAATCTTATGGATGCAAAATCGGTTGCTGCAAACAGAGGTAAATCTCTACAGGAAATGTGGGGTTAA
- the rplN gene encoding 50S ribosomal protein L14 gives MLQMQSKLTVADNSGAKIVQVIKVLGGTHRRYAGIGDVVVVAVKEALPTSTIKEGTVEKAVIVRVSKEYRRPDGTYIRFDDNACVIVDADKNPKGKRIFGPVARELRDMDFMKIVSLAPEVL, from the coding sequence ATGCTGCAGATGCAATCAAAATTGACTGTTGCCGATAACTCCGGAGCTAAAATAGTTCAGGTTATCAAAGTTCTCGGCGGTACTCACCGTCGTTATGCTGGAATCGGTGATGTTGTTGTTGTAGCAGTTAAGGAAGCACTTCCTACTTCTACAATAAAAGAAGGTACAGTTGAAAAAGCTGTAATCGTCCGTGTATCTAAAGAATACCGTCGCCCTGATGGAACATATATTCGCTTTGACGATAATGCTTGCGTTATCGTTGATGCTGATAAAAATCCAAAAGGAAAACGTATATTTGGACCTGTTGCCCGCGAACTTCGCGATATGGATTTTATGAAAATCGTATCACTTGCTCCGGAAGTACTGTAA
- the rplO gene encoding 50S ribosomal protein L15, with protein sequence MADFILSAPEGANKKKRIVGRGSSSGRGTTAGKGNKGQQSRSGGKTYIGFEGGQMPLYRRIAHRGFSNYPFKKEFVVVNTVLLEQKYSDGETVNKETLVAKGLIAKVDSLVKILGTGNLTKKLTVDVDKVSASAKTKIESAGGSVKTASEDNAN encoded by the coding sequence ATGGCAGATTTCATATTGAGCGCACCAGAAGGTGCAAATAAGAAAAAACGCATTGTTGGTCGCGGTTCTTCATCAGGTCGTGGAACAACTGCGGGTAAAGGAAACAAGGGACAGCAGTCTCGTTCTGGTGGAAAGACATATATCGGTTTTGAAGGTGGGCAGATGCCACTTTATCGCCGTATTGCACATCGTGGTTTCTCAAATTACCCTTTCAAGAAAGAATTTGTTGTAGTAAACACAGTTCTTCTTGAACAAAAATATTCAGATGGCGAAACAGTAAACAAGGAAACTCTTGTTGCTAAAGGTTTAATCGCTAAGGTTGACTCTTTGGTAAAAATTCTTGGTACTGGAAATTTAACAAAAAAACTTACAGTTGATGTAGATAAGGTTTCTGCTTCTGCAAAAACTAAAATCGAAAGCGCTGGGGGCTCTGTTAAAACAGCTTCTGAAGACAACGCTAATTAA
- the rplX gene encoding 50S ribosomal protein L24 produces the protein MEKKFRIRKDDTVQVIAGKDKGKRGTVVRVVAKKDAVIVSGVNMVKKAMKKRSQQDQGGIAEIEAPINISNVAMVCKKCGPTKIGYKIDGDKKIRVCRKCGEAL, from the coding sequence ATGGAAAAGAAATTTAGAATCCGTAAAGACGATACCGTACAGGTAATCGCTGGAAAAGATAAGGGTAAACGCGGAACTGTTGTTCGTGTAGTTGCTAAAAAAGATGCCGTAATCGTTTCAGGCGTAAATATGGTAAAAAAAGCAATGAAAAAGCGCAGTCAGCAGGATCAGGGTGGAATCGCAGAGATTGAAGCACCAATCAATATTTCTAATGTTGCAATGGTTTGCAAAAAATGCGGTCCTACTAAGATTGGATATAAAATTGACGGCGACAAGAAAATTCGTGTTTGCCGTAAGTGTGGAGAAGCACTGTAA
- the rplF gene encoding 50S ribosomal protein L6 has product MSKIGKLPVTIPAGVTVTVNAGEIVVKGPKGELKQHVNDCVKFEVKDGTLTVTPVDESKAARASHGLYRALVFNMVTGVTQGFSKTLVVNGVGFRSEVQGKHLVMNLGFSSDFIAVIPDGLTVTTDASGKVTISGADKKLVGEFSAQIRKLRLPEPYKGKGIRYSDEIIRRKVGKTGVK; this is encoded by the coding sequence ATGTCAAAAATCGGTAAACTTCCTGTTACTATTCCAGCAGGAGTTACAGTTACAGTAAATGCAGGTGAAATTGTAGTAAAGGGACCAAAAGGCGAATTAAAGCAGCATGTAAATGATTGCGTTAAATTCGAGGTAAAAGATGGTACTCTCACAGTTACTCCTGTTGATGAATCAAAAGCGGCAAGGGCTTCTCATGGTCTTTATCGTGCTTTGGTTTTTAATATGGTAACTGGTGTTACACAAGGTTTTTCAAAAACTCTCGTAGTAAATGGTGTAGGATTTAGATCTGAAGTTCAGGGAAAGCACTTGGTTATGAACCTTGGTTTTTCTTCTGACTTTATCGCTGTAATTCCAGATGGACTTACTGTAACTACAGATGCTAGTGGCAAAGTTACGATTTCTGGTGCTGACAAGAAACTTGTTGGTGAATTCAGCGCACAAATCCGTAAACTTCGTCTCCCAGAGCCTTATAAAGGAAAGGGAATTCGTTATAGTGATGAAATTATCAGACGCAAGGTCGGAAAGACTGGCGTAAAATAA